Below is a window of Quercus robur chromosome 6, dhQueRobu3.1, whole genome shotgun sequence DNA.
ACACACTCTCCCAACCCGCAGTTTACGCTAATCATTTTTTGTCCCAATCAATTTGGAGACTATATAATGTATGGCAGAGAGTCCAGTCCAAGGGTATTCGTTAAGACCCAAATATTAGAGAATTGGTctccttttattatttttatataacgCTGATCAACGTATGCTTGCGTGGAGACTTGGCCTGTAATTAATATAAGTAAGATCAACTTATACTTGACCGACGAATTGGAAGTCTTTCAATCTTAGGTGTGGATAGCTGAAACGCTTTCATCTGCGTTTcagccttcttcttttttcttttcttttttcagcgTATAAACAGTGCATTTAGCTTATAAACAGCAAACGTGCATTTAACTTATAAACAGTAAACTGTACTGTTCATATATGCATACTACACTGTACAGGAGATATTATGCACTGTTTACACACTGTTCACAGGATTCACAActactttattcagaaaaaaaaaaaatatatatatatatatattaaaaatgagactcatggtactatttacacatttaaaaattattttactatagtgttttcggttttcaattttcaactgtATCTAAATAGATCCTTAAATTTAATTAGCAAGTACAAGTCATACTGGTTAATACACGACTGACTTAGCAAAAGATTTATCAACCTGCATTCACACGATTACACACCGTCTTAGATTCCACTTGATAATCTATAAATAGCAACCAAACTATGACACTTTTGCAACATCAAGTTCTAGCTTAACATctgctcaaaaaaaaagttctagcTTAACTTCAAACTTTCTTAGTTATGGCTTATAATAAAGCTTTTTCTCTGTTTTCATTcactctcctcctcctcctcctcctcctccttcctcTCCACTCGCATGCAACTTCACGAAACATCCATGACAAAAAATCATCACCCTTTGAGTTTCTCAAACATCTTCAGGGATGTCACAAGGGAGAACAGGTCAAAGGCATCCATAACCTCAAAGCCTACCTCGAAAATTTTGGTTATTTGAGCTATAACCATTCCAAAAATCACACTCATACCAATGATGATGATTTCGATGAACTCTTGGAATCTGCCATTAAAACATACCAACTAAACTACCATCTCAATGCCACTGGAACTTTGGATGCCAAAACAGTATCAACAATGATGATGCCTCGTTGTGGGGTGGCAGATATCTCCAATGGTACGAATTGGATGCGCTCAGGCAAGAAGAAACATCATCACCGCCATGGCTCTTTACATACCGTCTCTCACTACACTTTCTTCCAAGGAAATCCCAAGTGGCCATCTTCTAAGTACCATCTCACCTATGGATTTCTTCCTGGCACTCCAACTGAA
It encodes the following:
- the LOC126688605 gene encoding metalloendoproteinase 2-MMP-like, with the translated sequence MAYNKAFSLFSFTLLLLLLLLLPLHSHATSRNIHDKKSSPFEFLKHLQGCHKGEQVKGIHNLKAYLENFGYLSYNHSKNHTHTNDDDFDELLESAIKTYQLNYHLNATGTLDAKTVSTMMMPRCGVADISNGTNWMRSGKKKHHHRHGSLHTVSHYTFFQGNPKWPSSKYHLTYGFLPGTPTEAMSPVAKAFETWAANTHFKFSRAQDHTNANIKVSFHRRDHGDGHAFDGAGGILAHAWAPTDGRFHYDADEQWSVGAAPNAFDLETVALHEIGHLLGLDHSSVEGAIMWPNIRPGVTQGLHRDDIDGIKALYNF